Proteins from a genomic interval of Polaribacter sp. Q13:
- a CDS encoding trehalase family glycosidase: MNKLEKQAIEVLNNNWTGSFSIPCANLYPFQWKWDSGFIAIGFAHFDMPKAEKEIETLLDAQWGNGFIPHIVFHTDNDSYFPGPDFHRSDLHPLASKKYKSTGMTQPPVTGFVLEEMYKISTNKEASLKYIETVIDKVYFNHQYFYKNRDPQNEGLVYIYHNWESGTDNSPIWDDIWATMNPPEYTFERRDTTHVDAAQRPSKREYDHYLHIIEIAKANNYSDEKIAELSPFLVQDPLFNAMLIKSNQSLIALYKFLGDNSDKVAQLEKWQAKSKESFNNKLFDEEIGAYIHYDLRNEKPLRYLSSSSFSPLFAGIPSKERAERMVNVMLEKFGNENQYLCASFDPTSDRFNPKKYWRGPVWINLNWMLFNGLKEYGYNDISKRVKQDSIDMIEKNGFYEYFDSRKEMHKEGKAGYGGNHFSWSAALLIDMLKN; the protein is encoded by the coding sequence ATGAACAAATTAGAAAAACAAGCAATAGAAGTACTTAATAATAACTGGACAGGAAGTTTTAGTATTCCCTGTGCTAATTTATATCCTTTTCAATGGAAATGGGATTCTGGTTTTATAGCCATCGGTTTTGCACATTTTGATATGCCAAAAGCAGAAAAAGAAATAGAAACCTTATTAGATGCTCAATGGGGAAACGGATTTATACCACATATTGTATTTCATACAGATAATGATAGTTATTTTCCTGGGCCAGACTTTCATCGTTCAGACCTACATCCATTAGCATCAAAAAAATATAAATCTACAGGAATGACACAACCACCCGTAACAGGTTTTGTGTTAGAAGAAATGTATAAAATAAGTACAAATAAAGAAGCTTCTTTAAAATATATTGAAACTGTAATTGATAAAGTATATTTTAATCACCAATATTTTTATAAAAATAGAGACCCACAGAACGAAGGATTAGTTTATATTTATCATAATTGGGAATCTGGTACAGACAACTCTCCTATTTGGGATGATATTTGGGCAACCATGAATCCGCCAGAATATACTTTTGAAAGAAGAGACACCACGCATGTAGATGCAGCTCAACGTCCGTCTAAAAGAGAATACGATCATTATTTACATATTATAGAAATTGCTAAAGCGAATAATTATAGTGATGAAAAAATAGCAGAATTATCGCCTTTTTTAGTTCAAGATCCATTGTTTAACGCAATGCTTATAAAATCTAACCAGAGTTTAATCGCTTTGTATAAATTTCTTGGAGATAACAGTGATAAAGTAGCACAGTTAGAGAAATGGCAAGCAAAAAGTAAAGAATCGTTTAACAACAAATTATTTGATGAAGAAATAGGCGCTTATATTCATTATGATTTAAGAAACGAAAAACCTTTACGATATTTATCATCATCATCATTTTCACCTTTATTTGCTGGTATTCCATCAAAAGAAAGAGCAGAAAGAATGGTAAATGTTATGCTAGAAAAATTTGGTAATGAGAACCAATATCTATGTGCTTCTTTCGATCCAACAAGTGATCGTTTTAATCCTAAAAAATACTGGAGAGGTCCTGTTTGGATCAATTTAAATTGGATGCTTTTTAACGGATTAAAAGAATATGGCTATAATGATATCTCTAAACGTGTAAAACAAGATTCTATAGATATGATTGAAAAAAATGGCTTTTATGAATATTTCGATTCTAGAAAAGAAATGCATAAAGAGGGTAAAGCAGGTTATGGAGGTAATCATTTTTCTTGGAGTGCCGCTTTATTAATAGATATGCTTAAAAATTAA